The genomic window GAAATAGCGCACCATGTCCGGGTGGGTGACGGTGATGGGCCCGCCCCGGGCGATCTGCTCGCGGAAGAGGGGGATGACGCTTCCGCGGCTCCCCAGGACATTGCCGAAGCGCACGCTCACGTACCGCGCCCCGGCCGGAGCGTGGCCGGCGGCGAGGGTCACGAGGTGCTCCCCGATGTGCTTGCTCACCCCCAGGGCGTTCACGGGGTTGACGGCCTTGTCCGTGGACACGTTCACGAACACCTCCGTGCCCGCGGCCAGCGCCGCGTCCAGCACGTTGCGGGTTCCGAGGATGTTGTTCACGACCGCCTCCTCCGGATGCTTCTCCAGGTAGGGGACATGCTTGTGGGCCGCGGCGTGGAAGACGGCCCTGGGCCGCCAGGCCTCGAACACCTGCCGGAGCCGGGCCGGATCCCGAACGTCGCAGAGGGCCACCTCCGTGGCCAGGCCGGGGAACCTGCGGGCCAGATCCCCCTCGATCTCCCAGAGGCTGTTCTCGCCGCGGCCCAGCAGGACGATGCGGCTGGGCCCGAAGGCGGCCACCCTGCGGGCCAGCTCGCTCCCGATGGAGCCCCCCGCCCCGGTGATGAGGGCCACGGAGCCCTCCAGGGCCTTCCGGATCGCCGTGGTGTCGAGGACCACGGGCTCCCGCCGCAGGAGGTCCTCGATGGCCACGTCCCGCCACTGCGGCTTCCAGGGCAGGTCCCCGACCAGGTCCAGGATCCCCGGCACGATCTTCACCTTCACGCCCAGGGCCTGCACCTCCCGGCACATCTCCCGCACCCGCGCGCCCGGGGCGCTGGCCAGGCCCAGGATCACGAGGGAGATCTCCCGGTCGCGCACGAGCTCCCTGAGCTGGCACGTCGCGCCCAGGACGGGCACGCCCTCGATGCGGACGCCCAGCTTTTCCGGCGCGTCGTCCACGAATCCCACCACCTGGAACCGGACCTTCGGGTGCTCGAGCACCTCCTGGCAGAGGCGGAGACCCGCTCGTCCCGCGCCCACGATGAGGGCGCGCTCCGAGAACCCGTTTCCGCCCGGCCGGTTCCCGAGGAGCGCGCCCATGAGGATCCGGGCCATGAACCACAGGACCCCGCACAGGAGGCTGGCCTCCATGAATACGTCCTTCCCGGCCACCGGACCGTCGCCGCGCAGTGCGCAGAAGGCCATGGACGCCGCGATCAGCGCCAGATCGGCGTACAGGATGGCCTTGGCCTCCCGCAGGTCCAACAGCCGGTAGTGCTGGGCCGTCAGCTGCATGGCCAGGTTGACGGCCAGCGCCAGGCTGACGAAGAAAAGCCGGCTCCCCGGAAAGGGTTCCGCCTTCCCGCCCCCGCCCTCGGCCAGCTCCCAAGCCAGGCAGGCCAGCCCCGCGTCCAGCAGCACTTTTCCGCACCGCCGGGCCCAGGGCGCCTTGTGGAGCCGCCCCCAGCCCAGCCCGAAGACCTGTTTGGGTTTCTGGATGCACGCGAGACCCGACATGGCGTTTTCCGTCCTTTCAAGGAAGGGGCAGCCTCCCGCCGCTACCCGGAACGGAAGCGCGGCGGCAGTTGGGGAATTAAGCCCGCCCGCAGAAGAGCCAGGGCCTGGCCTTTGGGCAGGACGAATCAGAATTTTTGTTAGGGTGGATACCCTTGGATTTCTTGGATAAAATTGATTGTTATGACTTGCAACTTATTAAGGTATCGGCGGATGGTTCACGACGGATACGAATGCAATTAAACTCCAAAAGAAAGGAATGTCAATCAAATCCTGGATTATAAAATTATTGATTCTGCATAATAAAACAAGTAGGACACCTGATGAATATGGCGTAAGGTCACAGGTTATGCTGGCACATGCACCATCGTGAAGAGTATAAATAGTATTAGAATTTTCAGAGATTAATAATTATTACAAAAGTAATATACTTGATATTTTATGAAATAGTTGATGGAATTATTTCATTTGTGGTCATATATGACGTATCTACACTTCAGAATTTGGTACTTTCCCAGTGGTATATCTTCGGCTTACCCGATGGCGCTGATAAGCCATGGAAGGGGTCAAGCCCAGAGGCTACGAGGGCTTAAAGAATGTCATATATGGCTTAATTCAATTGAGTTATCGAATAAAATGGACCGTCACAAAGGTCAGAATTAATGCAGCGGAATCATGATAATTATCAATATGAAATTTACAGTAAATTTCACAACTTTTATTTGTTGTTTATTTTTACACTACAATACTACCGCTTCAATTTTTTTTAACCAAGTCTAAACCTTAATATCAGTTCCATTTCAGAACACAGCACATCCTATTTTTACTCAATTCCCCACCCGAGCCGTTGACAGAGCGCCGACCGGGGCGATACCTTTAATCATGATTTTTGTATCGACTCAAAAATCTTGAATCATCCTGGAGGCCACCTTGACCGGCCCATCGGTTCCGATCCCCACCCTGAGAAGGCTGCCGCGGTACTACCAGTACCTGGCGCGCCTCAAGGGTTCCGGCCAGGAACAGGTCTCGGCGGCCCACATGGCGGAGGTGCTCGGCGTGCACCACACGCAGGTCCGCAAGGACCTGGCCATCACGGGGTGCCAGGGGCGGCCCAAGACGGGGCACAAGGTGTCCGAGCTCATGTCCGCCATCGAGGGGTTCCTGCACTGGGACAGCCACTCCGACGCGTTCCTCGTGGGCGTCGGGAGCCTGGGCACGGCACTCATCAAATATCCCGGTTTCGACAGGGCCGGCGCGCGCATCGTCGCGGCCTTCGACGCGGACCCCGCCAAGGCGGGCCAGCGCGTGGGTGAAACCCCCGTGCTGCCCATGGAGAAGTTCTCCAGCCTGGCCGAACGCATGCACATCTCCGTGGGCATCCTCACCGTGCCGCCCGAAGCCGCCCAGGCCACGGCCGACCTCATGGTGGGCAGCGGCATCCGGGCCATCTGGAACTTCGCGCCCGTGAACCTGGACCTCCCGGATGACGTCATCGTCGAGAACCTCGAGCTCTTCACCAGCCTCGCCTACCTTCTCCGCAGGCTCTCGGACAGCCGCTCCCCGGCGCCCCTGAGCTAGCGTTCCGGCCCACGGGGCCGGGCAAAGAACATGACCCGCGTCCGGCGAACCGCCGGCAGGGGAGCTCTGTCCCGAACGAAAGGAGTCCCAGCATGGAAGCAACGGCACCCATGGCCCAGGAAGCAGGCCGCAGATTCGAGAAGGTGATCCAGATCCTGGACGGCCACCACCGCGACCGCACGCGGCTGGTGCCCATCCTCCAGGCGGTGCAGGAGGAGTACCGGTTCCTCCCCGAGGAGGTCATGACCCTGGTGGCCACCTCCCTGGGCATCTCCCCCGCCAAGGTCTACGGCGTGGCGACCTTCTACAGCCACTTCGCCCTGCAGCCCAAGGGCAAGTACGTCATCCGGGTGTGCGACGGCACCGCCTGCCACGTGAAGGGCAGCCAGGACCTGGTGGATGCGCTCCAGGCGAAGCTGGGCCTGGGCGGCGCGCGCAAGACGACGCCGGACATGATGTTCACGCTCGAGACCGTCTCGTGCCTGGGGGCCTGCGGGCTGGCCCCGGCGATGGTGGTCAACGAGGACGTGCACGGGCAGGTCGGGCCTGACCAGGCCTGCGAAATCCTCGAGGGCATCCGGCAGCAGGAGGGCATGTGAGCACAGCGGTGATGGAACTCCAGGCCATGGGCGAGGCCTACAGCGAAGCGTCCAAGCACTTCAAGCGCCGGGTCGTCATCTGCGCCGGCACGGGCTGCATGGCCAACGGGGCGATGAAGGTCCTCGAGGCCCTCCGCAACGAGGCCGGTGACCACGGCCTCTCCCTGGACATCGAGCTGGACTTCGAGGAGACGCGGAACCGGGACGGCCTGCTCACCAAGAGCGGCTGCCAGGGCTTCTGCCAGATGGGGCCCCTCCTCAGCATCGAGCCCGACGGCATCCTCTACTGCAAGGTGCGCCCCTCCGACGTGGCCGAGATCGTGGGCCAGACGCTCCTGGACGGCAAGCCCGTGGAGCGCCTCCTCTATCCGCACCCGGTCACGGGCAAGCCCTGCCGCGGCCGCAACGAGATCCCCTTCTACGCCCTCCAGCAGCGCACCGTGCTCAAGAGCTGCGGCAGCCTGGACCCCGAGGACATCCGCGAATACCTCTCCCAGGGCGGCTACGAATCGGCCGCCAAGGCCTACCTCCGGATGCAGCCCGAAGGCGTGTGCGGCGAGATCCTGGCTTCGGGCCTCCGCGGCCGGGGCGGCGGGGGCTTCCCCACGGGACGGAAGTGGGAGATGGCCCGGGTGCAGCCCGGCCCCAAGAAGTACATCGTGTGCAACGGCGACGAAGGCGATCCGGGAGCCTTCATGGACCGCTCGGTCATGGAGGGCAATCCCCACGCCGTCCTCGAGGGGATGATGATCGCGGCCCGCGCCATCGGCGCCGACGAAGGCTACGTCTACGTGCGGGCCGAGTACCCCCTGGCCGTGGCCCGGGTGCGCCGGGCCGTGGCCGACGCCGAAAGGCTGGGGCTCCTGGGCGACGACCTGTTCGGCACGGGCCTGGGCTTCCGGGTCCACGTCATGGAAGGCGCCGGCGCGTTCGTGTGCGGCGAGGAGACCGCGCTGCTGGCCTCCATCGAGGGCCAGCGGGGCATGCCCATGCCCAAGCCGCCCTTCCCCGCCCAGTGCGGCCTCTTCGGCAAGCCAACCATCATCAACAACGTCGAGACCCTCGCCTCGGTGCCGCTCATCCTGGCCCAGGGCGCGGCGGCCTTCAAGGCCACCGGCACCCCGGCCAGCCCGGGCACCAAGACCTTCGCCCTCACCGGCCACGTGGCCAACACCGGCCTGATCGAGGTGCCCTTCGGCACCAGCCTGCGCCACATCGTCTACGCGGTGGGCGGGGGCGTCACGGGCAAGGACGGCCGGGTCTCCGAGGAGGGCTTCAAGGCGGTGCAGATCGGCGGGCCTTCCGGGGGCTGCCTCACCCGGGACCACCTGGACCTCCCCATGGACTTCGACAACCTCACGGGCATCGGCGCCATGGTGGGCTCGGGCGGCCTGGTGGTGATGAACCAGGACACCTGCATGGTGCAGGTGGCGAAGTTCTTCATGCAGTTCACGCAGAACGAGAGCTGCGGCAAGTGCGTCCCCTGCCGGGAGGGCACGCGCCAGATGCTGGCCCTGCTCGACGACATCACCGAGGGCCGGGCCACCGAGGAGACCCTCCCGCTCCTGGAGATGCTGGCCCGCAACGTCAAGGTCGGGGCCCTCTGCGGTCTGGGCAAGACCGCGCCCAACCCGGTGCTGAGCACCCTGAAGCACTTCCGCCACGAGTACGAGGCCCACGTGCACCGCAAGGTCTGCCCCAGCCGGGTGTGCAAGGCCCTCATGACCCCGGCCATCGAGGCCGCGCTCTGCAAGGGCTGCACGCTGTGCGCCCGCAAGTGCCCGGTGGGCGCCATCATCGGCGAGCGCAAGACGGCCCACACCATCGACACCGGCAAGTGCATCCGCTGCGGAGCCTGCGTGGACGCCTGCAAATTCAACGCGATCACTGGAGCCTGACATGAGCGCTTCCGAAACCCTCACCATCGACGGCTTCAAGGTCCCCATCCAGGGCGAGCGCAACCTGCTGGAGGTGATCCGCAAGGCCCACATCGAGCTGCCCACCTTCTGCTACCACAGCGAGCTGAGCATCTACGGCGCCTGCCGCCTGTGCGTGGTGGAGGTGGAGGGCCGCGGGATGATCGCGGCCTGCTCCACCCTGCCCGAGCCCGGCATGCGGGTGCGCACCCAGACCGGCCCCGTCCGGGAACTGCGCAAGGTCAACCTCGAGCTCCTCCTGGCCAGCGGCGACCACGACTGCCCCACCTGCGGCAAGAGCGGCTCCTGCAAGCTCCAGTCCCTGGCCCAGCGCCTGGGCGTGGACAAGGTGCGCTTCAACGCCCCCCGGGAGACGAAGCCCCTGGACACCTCCAGCCACGGCCTGGTGCGCGACCCCAACAAGTGCGTCCTCTGCGGCGACTGCGTGCGGGTGTGCCAGGAGATCCAGGGCCTGGGGGTGCTCGACTTCACCCGCCGCGGCTCCCAGGTGACCGTGGCTCCGGCCTTCGACAAGGCCATGGCCGACGTGGAATGCGTGCAGTGCGGCCAGTGCGCCGCCGTCTGCCCCACGGGCGCCATCACCGTCAAGCAGGACGTGGACGCGGTCCACGCGGCCCTCAACGACGCCTCGAAGACCGTGGTGGTGCAGGTGGCCCCGGCGGTGCGGGTGGCCCTGGGCGAGCTCTTCGGCCTGGGCGACGACAGCCACGTCATGGGCCGCACCGTCGCCGCCCTGCGGCGCCTGGGCTTCCACAAGGTCTTCGACACCGCCTTCGCCGCCGACCTCACCATCATGGAGGAGGGCGCGGAGTTCCTCGCCCGGCGTGCCAAGGGGGAGAAGCTGCCCCTGTTCACCTCCTGCTGCCCGGCCTGGGTGCAGTTCATGGAGCAGGAGTACGCGGGCGAGCTGCCCCACCTCTCCAGCTGCCGCAGCCCCCAGCAGATGTTCGGTTCCCTGGCCAAGGACACCCTGCCCGGGGAGCTGGGCATCGGCCGCAAGGACCTCGTGGTGGTGGCC from Geothrix sp. 21YS21S-2 includes these protein-coding regions:
- a CDS encoding nucleoside-diphosphate sugar epimerase/dehydratase, which produces MSGLACIQKPKQVFGLGWGRLHKAPWARRCGKVLLDAGLACLAWELAEGGGGKAEPFPGSRLFFVSLALAVNLAMQLTAQHYRLLDLREAKAILYADLALIAASMAFCALRGDGPVAGKDVFMEASLLCGVLWFMARILMGALLGNRPGGNGFSERALIVGAGRAGLRLCQEVLEHPKVRFQVVGFVDDAPEKLGVRIEGVPVLGATCQLRELVRDREISLVILGLASAPGARVREMCREVQALGVKVKIVPGILDLVGDLPWKPQWRDVAIEDLLRREPVVLDTTAIRKALEGSVALITGAGGSIGSELARRVAAFGPSRIVLLGRGENSLWEIEGDLARRFPGLATEVALCDVRDPARLRQVFEAWRPRAVFHAAAHKHVPYLEKHPEEAVVNNILGTRNVLDAALAAGTEVFVNVSTDKAVNPVNALGVSKHIGEHLVTLAAGHAPAGARYVSVRFGNVLGSRGSVIPLFREQIARGGPITVTHPDMVRYFMTIPEAVQLVLQAGILGETAKVFALDMGAPVRIMDLAEDMARLSGFSAGVDIDIKITGTRPGEKLFEELFSDRESRKADIHPKVFEAGQDRQDPDLLERGLQALEEASALPDGERQRRIILWFRRLVPAYVPSPEGLGRWLAAPRAIPASETVHT
- a CDS encoding redox-sensing transcriptional repressor Rex; translation: MTGPSVPIPTLRRLPRYYQYLARLKGSGQEQVSAAHMAEVLGVHHTQVRKDLAITGCQGRPKTGHKVSELMSAIEGFLHWDSHSDAFLVGVGSLGTALIKYPGFDRAGARIVAAFDADPAKAGQRVGETPVLPMEKFSSLAERMHISVGILTVPPEAAQATADLMVGSGIRAIWNFAPVNLDLPDDVIVENLELFTSLAYLLRRLSDSRSPAPLS
- the nuoE gene encoding NADH-quinone oxidoreductase subunit NuoE, with translation MEATAPMAQEAGRRFEKVIQILDGHHRDRTRLVPILQAVQEEYRFLPEEVMTLVATSLGISPAKVYGVATFYSHFALQPKGKYVIRVCDGTACHVKGSQDLVDALQAKLGLGGARKTTPDMMFTLETVSCLGACGLAPAMVVNEDVHGQVGPDQACEILEGIRQQEGM
- a CDS encoding NADH-ubiquinone oxidoreductase-F iron-sulfur binding region domain-containing protein produces the protein MELQAMGEAYSEASKHFKRRVVICAGTGCMANGAMKVLEALRNEAGDHGLSLDIELDFEETRNRDGLLTKSGCQGFCQMGPLLSIEPDGILYCKVRPSDVAEIVGQTLLDGKPVERLLYPHPVTGKPCRGRNEIPFYALQQRTVLKSCGSLDPEDIREYLSQGGYESAAKAYLRMQPEGVCGEILASGLRGRGGGGFPTGRKWEMARVQPGPKKYIVCNGDEGDPGAFMDRSVMEGNPHAVLEGMMIAARAIGADEGYVYVRAEYPLAVARVRRAVADAERLGLLGDDLFGTGLGFRVHVMEGAGAFVCGEETALLASIEGQRGMPMPKPPFPAQCGLFGKPTIINNVETLASVPLILAQGAAAFKATGTPASPGTKTFALTGHVANTGLIEVPFGTSLRHIVYAVGGGVTGKDGRVSEEGFKAVQIGGPSGGCLTRDHLDLPMDFDNLTGIGAMVGSGGLVVMNQDTCMVQVAKFFMQFTQNESCGKCVPCREGTRQMLALLDDITEGRATEETLPLLEMLARNVKVGALCGLGKTAPNPVLSTLKHFRHEYEAHVHRKVCPSRVCKALMTPAIEAALCKGCTLCARKCPVGAIIGERKTAHTIDTGKCIRCGACVDACKFNAITGA
- a CDS encoding [FeFe] hydrogenase, group A, which gives rise to MSASETLTIDGFKVPIQGERNLLEVIRKAHIELPTFCYHSELSIYGACRLCVVEVEGRGMIAACSTLPEPGMRVRTQTGPVRELRKVNLELLLASGDHDCPTCGKSGSCKLQSLAQRLGVDKVRFNAPRETKPLDTSSHGLVRDPNKCVLCGDCVRVCQEIQGLGVLDFTRRGSQVTVAPAFDKAMADVECVQCGQCAAVCPTGAITVKQDVDAVHAALNDASKTVVVQVAPAVRVALGELFGLGDDSHVMGRTVAALRRLGFHKVFDTAFAADLTIMEEGAEFLARRAKGEKLPLFTSCCPAWVQFMEQEYAGELPHLSSCRSPQQMFGSLAKDTLPGELGIGRKDLVVVAIMPCTAKKSEARRPEFGVEGNPDVDFVLTTQELGRMIQDAGLALGELEPEGMDMPFGFKTGGGIIFGNSGGVTEAVLRNVVGVLGEGPILEQVRSTKGRRTAVLDLPGGEVRIAVVHGLANARELMEDVRAGREHYDFVEVMACPGGCSGGAGQPVATDSRIRARRADSLRRLDASMDLRVSRDNSLVTQAYKDHLGEPNSPEAHRLLHTHYRIRRRIQGEGIALTEEGGARIPVSVCVGTSCHIRGSQKLLQALLHHVEDQDLGEAVEIRATFCMEACDRGPSVRVAGHVLHRAGLEDVKALIGKALKGELEPVEAGHGCH